GGCCAGCACAATTAATTAAGTCCTaagcaaataaaattcaaagcccTAAAAACTTGACCGCAGAAACAAACCGTCCAATGACCGGTCAAAAAGCACCCCCACCGAAAATTCAGTCCCGGGGATATCTTTGTAAATCCACGCGTCCTCTTTACCAGGAAAATCCGCAAATGCTCACCGTTGGATGCCCCATCATATCCCATCAACGGCCGGAGTTTTACGTTTGACCGAGGTACGATAAAGAAATGGTGTAAGGCTGGAATGaatgatttttctttggtcCAAGTTTGACCGGAggatcccaaaaaaaaaaaaaaaaaaaaaaaaaaaagagaaaaagaaaaaaaacagctaACAGACAGGGAGATAAattctagagagagaaaaatacaaatacaatttTAGTGAGAGAAATCCTGAAAAATcttaaagagagagagcgggggagagaaagagaaagggaggctgtgggttttcttctttcttttcctttgattCTTTTGGGGCTCTGTGGTTTCTGGTTTTGAatcaaagggagagagagaaacagagagacgaggaagaggaggaggagagagaaagcttggcattctttctctctcttctgtgatttttctcattttctgggaggaatttagggtttggttGAATCAAATAGACGAAACgaagatgaatatgatgcGAAGGCTCAAGAGCATTGCCTCGGGTCGGACCTCTGTTTCATCGGAGCCTGTAAGTgtgatttatatttatatttgttcaTTTATTGTTGGCTTAGAGCGTTAGAGCTTGTTTAGCTAGCTCAGAAAATGGATCAAAATGAAGCAAAAAGTTATAAGTCGTGATTTACGGCGCTTTGGGTTTCTgatatttgaaatttcagaAGCTCGCATCTGGATATTCAAAATACAGTtgacgattttttttttttgtttacttttatgATTTGGATTTATGCGGtggatattttaatatataattatattcttTTGTGGTACATGTATgtattcattttttgtttctatttcaGACAGAGATGTTAGATTTTCTTCCACTAGCAAATCTGCgcattttgatgatttttctcCCCTATTTTCTGTGCATATTAGAAAAAGTTCGGTTTTTTCGCGTATGGATTTGAAGGACCATATGGTTTTATTAGATTagtatgtatgtattattcCATTTTTATTGGATTGGGGGTGGGGTGGTAATTATGGATTTTCAATCGTATTTACATATCTGTTCCGAGCcgaaatgggattttaatTGTTGTGCTGTTACGTTTTATGCGTGGGTAGCTGATCAATGTTGCCCAAGACTAAGTTGTTCCTACTTTTGATTGGTCTAGTATTTTCATGATGCATTGCACTTGCAATTACTTGTGAGCAAAGGAAGTTTTATGTCACCACAGATAATGATGTTTTAAAATGTTAGTTTATGTAACAGGAGCAGCCTTTGTTGGGATTGCTGATACATCAAATGActgtttttggttcttttatGGTTTACATGCAATGCCAACTTTGTGTGTATAAAATTACAAGAATATGTGCTACTAGCTTATGACTGGCGTGGTTGTTTACAGCAATGAGTTAAAATGCCATTATGTGTGTGAATGTTAAATATGTGTTTGCGTGTATAAAGTTACAAGAATATGTGCTACTAGCTCATGACTGGTGTGGTTGTTTACAGCAATGAGTTAAAATGCCATTTTAGATCTGTACGTTTGGCTTTCTTTTAATAGGAGATAATGAAGGCTATGTGGGTTATTTTTGTCATTGTTTAAGATATTTTGCACaacctttttatttgttgatcATTTATAGCtaagtttcattttttatttccaGGGCGTGGATTCTATTACAAAGAGAGCAAAGTTTGACCAAGAAACTGAGAAGAAGGCTAATAAACAGTCAAATACTGTTGAGAAAAGTGCCACCAGTCTAGAGCAGCATACTGTTCCAACATCACTGGAAACTGTTGCAAGCACATCTGATGTATCTTCAATAGCTAAGACAGAggccaaagaagaaaagtcaagTTATGATCAGCTTCCCaaagaaatgaatgaaatgaaaattagaGATGAGAAGGCCAACAACCATGATGAAAAGGTAACTTTTGTTGTTAATTCTTTTCATGTAATTTTTTCCTTCAGATatgtgtatataatatattatcactctgctattttttaaatgtaacAAAGCAAAGTCTTAACAAGCAAATACCAGTTACCGAGTAAATGGTTGCAAATTTTCCCTGCGCAGGATATGGAAGAAACTGTTATAAATGGTAATGGAACAGAAACTGGTCATATAATTGCAACAACAGTAGGAGGACGGAATGGACAACCTAAACAGGTGATTTCATTTATCTGCGTTGTGCTTCTGCATTTCTCAAGTTGTCTCTTAATTTCATTGTCTTGAATACTTAGTAAAACCAAACTAGAAAGTCTTTATGTTGGATGATTTTTAACTTCTCTGTGTATGATCTCTTTTTCCGCTGGAGCCTTTGGTTGATTTACACTCTATATGTACATGATGTAttatatttgagataaattgttcataatattttaatcaattttcttatttggttACAGACAATTTCATATATGGCAGAGCGTGTAGTTGGCACTGGTTCATTTGGAGTTGTCTTTCAGGTACATGAGATCATTTGGATTTGCTCACTATTTAGGTTTCGTTGGTTCCTTTTCCACTGATACAGATTTCGAcgtcaatttttttcccttgctCACTGTACTGTATGCTGCAGGCTAAATGTCTGGAAACAAGTGACGCAGTTGCAATAAAAAAGGTGCTGCAGGAtaaaagatataaaaataGAGAACTTCAAATTATGCGTTTACTTGACCATCCTAACGTTGTCCAGTTGAAGCATTGCTTCTTTTCAACTACTGACAAAGACGAGCTGTACCTTAACCTTGTCCTCGAGTATATATCTGAAACTGTTTACCGAGTTTCAAAGCATTATATCAGGATGAACCAACATATTCCCATTATTTATGTGCAATTGTATACATACCAGGTGATTTTGGAATCCTGCTgctaatttttatttcctgCCTTTTCTTTAGTGGTTTGTCTTTTACGATGCCTATTCTGGAGAATAAATTCTGTTGTTTTATCTTTTGTAGATTTGTCGCGCATTAAATTATTTACACCATGTTATTGGTGTGTGTCATCGTGACATTAAGCCACAAAATTTGCTGGTAAGATTTTCTTCTAACTTTTATCAGTTTGATTTTAGTGTTGATCATGTAATGAACCAGAATAAGTTTTCTCATTCACAGCAGTCTGACTTTACTTATATAGATAAAATTGACAACAATtatatttgggttcaattACCCACTCCATTTGGCGACCAAACCAAGACCTTTTATTTAACAGAAGGGACGGATACCACCACACTATAAGGGTGGTGGTTGACTTTGCATATGATATGAGCACTAAGTTTTGATAGtttcaattatttaaataaagaCTAAAGCCTGCATGTCAGCCCTTTGATATGTTTACTATGTTTTGATTTCAAATTGGTATGAGATTGTATCTTCTGTCATCATACTGAGGTTGAGGTTGTGATGCATATTGCAGGTGAATCCCCACACGCATCAGCTAAAGATATGTGATTTTGGGAGTGCAAAGATGTTGGTATGTTTCGTAGTTTGTAAATTCTGGAGGTAACAGTGCTTTGATGATATCTTGGAATTCATGAAGGTCTTGGAACTTAtgaattcttttattttctcatttttaggTGCCAGGTGAATCCAACATATCATACATTTGTTCACGATATTATAGGGCTCCAGAACTTATATTTGGGGCTACAGAATATACCACTGCAATTGATATGTGGTCTGTTGGTTGCGTATTTGCTGAGCTTCTTCTTGGACAGGTATGTGTATAGCATGTCAGATTTCTttccttatttatattttctagtAACTCATGGCTATTTTTGGTATCATTGCAGCCACTGTTTCCCGGGGAGAGTGGTGTTGATCAGCTGGTGGAGATTATAAAGGTATGGTAGATGTATCCACTTTTTGCTTGTTATGGTGATACTTTTGCTATTTTGCGTTctgattttctcttttgggtaTCATACTAGATTCTTGGGACACCAACCAGAGAAGAAATAAAGTGCATGAATCCGAATTACACTGAGTTTAAGTTCCCTCAGATCAAAGCTCACCCATGGCACAAGGTCTGttcaatattttaatttttgagtatTTATTATCAGCTCTTCATCAATTGGATTATCGGATCTATATTTGTGTCAGCAGAAAATCTTAATGTGCTTGTAATCTTCAGATATTTCACAAGCGAATGCCCCCTGAAGCAGTGGATCTTGTGTCAAGGCTGCTCCAGTACTCACCAAATCTACGTTGCACAGctgtaagaaaataaaattgctcTTGATAAATTTTTCGTTGGAACTTGTGAATGGTTAAAGTGTAATACTAAATTCTTTCCTGGTTTGTAGTTGGAGGCATGTGCTCACCCCTTCTTTGATGATTTGAGAGACCCAAATGTAAGCTTGCCCAATGGACGAGCATTACCTCCTTTGTTCGATTTCACGGCTCAAGGTAAGATTTTGCACTATTCTATGgccttgtttttatttacttttttcttttttagtagTTGTGTTAATCTTGATGTCTAACGCGTGCAGAGTTGGCGGGTGCTTCCACTGAACTCCGACATCGTCTAATCCCTGAGCATGCTAGGAATTAATTATTGAAACTGAGGGGTTCATAAATGTACGCGATGTAAATGCAGTTTTGATTGCTTGGATGCTCACATGAGCCATGCTGCCTTGCACCCAAAGGGTCTGCTGTCTCTTGATCCTTTCAGATCAGTCATAGCAGAACTATGCATCGGAGATAAGTTTCTGGCAGGCTGTTCGTACAAATGGATCTTGCGGGTGGAATTTTCAGGTGGGGGTGGAGTGGGACTGCTTGGCAGAGAGATTCCAAGATTAAAATTTTTACAATGTAATGTTGTATGCCTCGACTGAAAGATGGGTTCTTACGTATATGTTAATCATGTTGTCATATATAGTGTTCTATGAATATTGTGGAGACTAACTTAAATGGGATCATTTAGATAAAATTAGGTTCTCATTGTATACTGTTCCCCACTATTTACAGAGAAATTCAAATATTCGAGTTGATTCcccaatttcttcttttatcttttgctttttccCTTTTAGTGGCCTTAAGTGAAATAACAGGCAATCCTGTACATTTGAATGATGTGTTCAGTTTTCCGTACCACTGATTGCATCCAGACAATAATTGTCTAATTTGGGATGAATTTCGACCAAAGTTAAACATTATCGTGGTTGAATCGAATCTACCATGACAATCAAGAATGCGTTCATGGTCAAAACTGGACTGAAATAATACGGATATTTTAGTGCCAGATTACCTCTATATTATAGGTCATTGAATTTAGagtgaaacaaaaaaatatttttcgtcCCCTACCTGAGTGCACCACAAAAATAGAGATCAACAAAGGCTTGCAGCTCTGCAGCTGGGCCGCAACTGATTTCTCTGGGCCATTTACCTCCACAGCCTGCTCTTCCAAAATAGCCTGATCTTGCTAGGAAGGTCACATTGAGGTTCTTTAAGCTTTGAGATTAGCAGCTGCCAGTCACTTTCAAGGTACGCGAATTTCTGAAGAGGCTTATGATGTAAGAGGTTTCTGAAGAGGCTTAAATCTCAGATAGACATAGAACTACAAAATGGTTTTTGAATTCGAAATTGTTAAGAGCTCCGCTTTCTGGATGGAATATTACATACAACAAACAATATATTTCCGCATGTTCATTGTCTTATTAGAATCTCCGATCCTGTATTTTCAAGAAATCCTGTACTCAAGGTGTAGTGATTCAGAATCCTGATGAGCTGATTTGATGGAGGTAGAAAATGGTTTGCATTATCTAAGACAATTGGATGAGGAGGAGATCTCTTTATGCAGTACATGAGAggtttgaattctcatacacGACTGACGAACATAATTCCCTATAGTCTGCAAGCCAGTCACTTTCAAGGTACGCGAATTTCTGAAGAGGCTTATGAGATGCAAGCCACACTCGTAGATGCAGAAGTTAGGCTCTTACAGAAAACACATCACATAAGAGTATGAGATGGGAAAGTTCATATATTACCATTTAAGTCTGTGTTCACTTGACTGTCATAGGTTTGGGGTCTATTGCTTATCCGGGTTTCAGCAGCTTCAAGTTTCATCTGCATCAAACATCTAAGTTTTAGGTTTCTCATCCAGATGTACATAATCCAAAGATATcaaagaagggaaagaaaaagagagatggaGTTTATGGTCTCAACCTTTGAAGTGCACTTGACGGTCTTCAAGAAGAGCACGACAAACCAGCCATTTGATGTTAACTAATGAACCTTCTACCAATAGTCGTCACAAGAACAGTTCCCTTCTTTGAAATGATGAAAACAGTTTGAATCCCTTAGTATAATATGTCGGAGAAAAACCTttgatatatatttcattGCATTATGGCAATCTCCACAAACCCGGAGATTCTTAAAAATTCGGATTGGTGCTCCTAGTGGTGTGGTGAGGAGCCCAAAAGCAACAGCCAACTTTTCACTGTGATACGCTAGGCCAAGCTCCTTACCCTCTTTTTCCATGTCATGAAGTGCGAAGTTCATATCTGCGACGTATCCAGCTTCCTTGATCAACATCATGATCTCATCGATTTTGGAATAAATTTCAGCTGTCCTTGAATGGCTTCTATCTTCAGACATAAATGTATGCACTTGGCTGTTCATCTCAATCCAGCTGCATCCAGGCTCCTTAAGAATTCCCTTTGATTTCATCAATCTTCTGATTCTTGCAGCATCTTCCCATCTAGCAGCTGCAGAATACATGTTAGATAACTGAACATAAGGCACAGCATTTAAAGGCTCCATTTTAAATAGGTTTGTTGCTGCCCTCTCTCCCAGTTCTATGTTCCCATGTACTCTGCATGCAGAAAGTAGTGCCTTCCATACAGTTCCATCTGGTTCCACAACCATTTGATTAACTAATGCCTCAGCCTCCTTAAGCTTCCCTGAGCGCCCCAAGAGGTCAATCATACATGCATAGTGCTCAGGACCTGGTTGTATTCCATAAACCCTATTCATCGATTCGAAGTAGTATTGACCTTTTTCCAGAAGACCAGCATGGCTACAAGCAAATAATAAGCCAATAAAAGTAATGAAGTCCGGTTGTGTGCCAGTTGCAATCAtttgattataaaattttaggGATTCCTTTCCTCTACCGTTCTGGGCATAACCAACTATTAAAGCTGTCCAAGTAATCACATTTTGAACTTGCATAGAGTCAAAAACTCTATTGGCGTCTTCTATGCACCCACATTTTGCATACATAGTCACAAATGAATTATCTACTGATAAGGATGCTTGAAGGCCGGACTTAATAAAGTTTGCATGAATTTGTTGGCCAAACTCCAAAACTGTCAGCTCTGCACAGGCAATCAAAACGCTGGCAATTACGAATTGGTCTGGATAGATCCCTGCTGTTCTCATCTCACAGAACAATCTAAGTGCTTTTTCATGAGAGCCATTATGTGCATAGCCGGTTACCAGGGAGGTCCATGAAATAACATCCTTGTCTGACATATGCTTAAACACCTCAAGTGCGCAATCTATATTTCCCTGTTTAGCATACATATCAACAAGAGCGTTGCCCACAAGTTGATAAACCTCAAATCCAGTCTTCACAATCAGGCAATGAATCACCATTGCATTTTTCATGTCCTTCAGTGCAGCAAGGGAGTTTAGAACAGATGGATAAGTAAAGTGATCAATCTTCAGTTCTCTCGAACGCATTTCTTTAAACAAGGACAAAGCTTCTTCTGTAAACCCTTGCCTTACACACCCAACAATCATGGAGTTCCAAGAAACGACATCGTCAACCTCCATGCTTTTTAGTGCCTTCTTTGCACTATTATGATCTCCACATTTCACATACATATCAACCAATGCACTTTGGACAAACACATTTGCCCCAAAACCACTCTGAACAATGCATCCATGCACCTGAGCCCCGAAACTGTTCGCCAAAATTAAGGCAGAAGCTGTCAATATGCTAGGGAATGTAAACTGATTGGATTCAACCCCTTCAGCTCGCATGTCCCGAAAACACTTCATTGCCTTAAAACCATCACCATTTTGAGAGTACCCTGTAAGCATAACAGTCCACAGCACGTGATTTTTTCTGTCTGGCAGAGTCTCAAAGAGATATTCAGCTTCCGAAATGCGCTTGCACTTTGCATACATGTCAACCAGACCCGTGACGACAAAGGCATTAGTGTCAAACTGGGTCTTTATCACATACCCATGAACAAGTTCACCACTTTGGAGCAAAACCAATGTTGAGCACAACCTTAGGACACTGCCCAACGTGTACTGGCTCGGCCTGTGTCCCTCAAGCTGCATTTGCCAAAACAATACAAAAGCTTCACTTTCACACTCATTTCGACAATACCCAGATATGAGTGAAGACCAAGTGATGGGGGTTTTACTTGGGGTCGCATCAAATAGTTGTTTAGCTTCATTTAGCCTTCCTGAATTGGCATAAGCAGCTATCATGGTGTTCCAAGAAAACTCATCCCTACTCGGCATTTTATCGAACAGCTGGCGGGCTTCATCGAGTCGACCAGACTTAGACAAATCATTCAGGAGTAAATTCGCCTGGAACTTAGACTGGGTTGAATCCACAATGCTGTGGATGAGATGGGCTAACTCTTTGTGCTTGAATTGATTAGCCTTGtgggaaaaattcaaaactcttgAATTAAATTTGTTCATAGCCAGTTTTAACTTCTCAATGCTTGTGCTTGTCTATTACAGAGATCATGAAGCTTCCAAATTTCACAAATACAGCTGAGCTCAAGACCATCCCTAGTgttcagacaaaaaaaaaagacaatccCAAGTGACAAATTGCAGAAAGAAATGTTATTTGGATTCTATTAGCATCTCATTATCTTATTATAAGAGGCCTATTTAAACAAATGGAAGAATATTGATCTGACTTGGCCcaaaaaaacttaatatggGCCTATTTGATTCTATATAGTCCATacaaaatttccaattttatgATATTCTCATGCCAAACTGTATTTTTGGAcccaaaaagaataaagaataaagaaaaaagagaagctaaaggttttgtttttcttctaagAGAAATAGGGCTCCTAGAGCATTTTCACTGGGAGGCCCCAACTCGGGCAAGAAGTCCCCAAGGTCTCCAAATGTGTTTCCAACGCTCAAGTCTTGCTAGGGCAAGAGTTGAGCTCCATCAACCTAGATAAGCCCAAAGAAAAGACTTGTCTGGGCTATTGCCTGGACAAGCTAACGTTATTGTGAGACGTCAGCATCtaatttaaataacaaaaatgaaaaaaagggaaaaaagaccaaaattttcagatattattttttataaatacctagtcatattcttcacttctcacactaaaactatatataaattcatctcctcatatctcatgtgaatagtggttgttCTTGGGTTGTCAAGGTACTAGCAATCCCAACGGTTGCCTTTGCCAGGGCAGGAGGGAGCCCAAATTGCAGGTTGGCATTCCAGCGGGCCTAAGCTGCCTGAGCAATAGCTGGGTCCTAGCAAACTGGGCCAGTCCAAAGGCAAAAACAACCTGCTCTCTAGCCTGGTTTTGCTGACGTTAGCAAcgaaatttgtttttaaaaaaataaaaccaaaattttttgaattttttttaaacaaatacttagtcatattcttcacttcccacaccaaaactgTATACAAATTTCTCTCATTATATcttatgtgaatagtggttgccatgacaatgagtggaaacaccacaagcctttgcaagggctgccactattcacataaatagtAACGGCCCTTGCCTTTTGCCATGATAAATGGGTAAAAGTACTCTAATAAGTGgaaaactaacaaaaaaattgttagGGCAAACACTAGTTATGTGAATAGTAACAGTCATTGTTTCCCTTGTCTTTGTCATAACAAATGGATGAAAATACTCTTAAAGTAGGGaaatggtttttattttatttaaaattttttttgaaataaaataaataaataatgttaTAACTCAGCAAAGTAAATTTACAAGAATATGAAAATtgactttttaaaatattatatatatatttccgttttattttataaaaacagtGTGCAGAACAGATGAGCACTGATAATATAGCGCCAGCGAAATGAAAACATTCGGCGGCAACTTTGCATCGGATACGTGGCGGGAGCCAAGCAGAAGGAGCCAGTGGGCGCGGGGGTGGGTGTAGGTACATCTTATCCCACCTGAAGCTTTCAGCTTTCAAAAGCATTCGGGAAAATTTCTTCCGACAAATACATCATCATCCACTCTCATTtcactcatcctccacaatcactAGTGTTTCCACTTTCCAACATAAACTATGTTCCCAACATCCCCTTGTTTCTATGAGTTTATCAAGC
Above is a window of Prunus persica cultivar Lovell chromosome G2, Prunus_persica_NCBIv2, whole genome shotgun sequence DNA encoding:
- the LOC18786804 gene encoding shaggy-related protein kinase theta, whose translation is MNMMRRLKSIASGRTSVSSEPGVDSITKRAKFDQETEKKANKQSNTVEKSATSLEQHTVPTSLETVASTSDVSSIAKTEAKEEKSSYDQLPKEMNEMKIRDEKANNHDEKDMEETVINGNGTETGHIIATTVGGRNGQPKQTISYMAERVVGTGSFGVVFQAKCLETSDAVAIKKVLQDKRYKNRELQIMRLLDHPNVVQLKHCFFSTTDKDELYLNLVLEYISETVYRVSKHYIRMNQHIPIIYVQLYTYQICRALNYLHHVIGVCHRDIKPQNLLVNPHTHQLKICDFGSAKMLVPGESNISYICSRYYRAPELIFGATEYTTAIDMWSVGCVFAELLLGQPLFPGESGVDQLVEIIKILGTPTREEIKCMNPNYTEFKFPQIKAHPWHKIFHKRMPPEAVDLVSRLLQYSPNLRCTALEACAHPFFDDLRDPNVSLPNGRALPPLFDFTAQELAGASTELRHRLIPEHARN
- the LOC18785510 gene encoding pentatricopeptide repeat-containing protein At2g03880, mitochondrial is translated as MNKFNSRVLNFSHKANQFKHKELAHLIHSIVDSTQSKFQANLLLNDLSKSGRLDEARQLFDKMPSRDEFSWNTMIAAYANSGRLNEAKQLFDATPSKTPITWSSLISGYCRNECESEAFVLFWQMQLEGHRPSQYTLGSVLRLCSTLVLLQSGELVHGYVIKTQFDTNAFVVTGLVDMYAKCKRISEAEYLFETLPDRKNHVLWTVMLTGYSQNGDGFKAMKCFRDMRAEGVESNQFTFPSILTASALILANSFGAQVHGCIVQSGFGANVFVQSALVDMYVKCGDHNSAKKALKSMEVDDVVSWNSMIVGCVRQGFTEEALSLFKEMRSRELKIDHFTYPSVLNSLAALKDMKNAMVIHCLIVKTGFEVYQLVGNALVDMYAKQGNIDCALEVFKHMSDKDVISWTSLVTGYAHNGSHEKALRLFCEMRTAGIYPDQFVIASVLIACAELTVLEFGQQIHANFIKSGLQASLSVDNSFVTMYAKCGCIEDANRVFDSMQVQNVITWTALIVGYAQNGRGKESLKFYNQMIATGTQPDFITFIGLLFACSHAGLLEKGQYYFESMNRVYGIQPGPEHYACMIDLLGRSGKLKEAEALVNQMVVEPDGTVWKALLSACRVHGNIELGERAATNLFKMEPLNAVPYVQLSNMYSAAARWEDAARIRRLMKSKGILKEPGCSWIEMNSQVHTFMSEDRSHSRTAEIYSKIDEIMMLIKEAGYVADMNFALHDMEKEGKELGLAYHSEKLAVAFGLLTTPLGAPIRIFKNLRVCGDCHNAMKYISKVFLRHIILRDSNCFHHFKEGNCSCDDYW